A stretch of the Candidatus Rokuibacteriota bacterium genome encodes the following:
- a CDS encoding TIGR03087 family PEP-CTERM/XrtA system glycosyltransferase, whose amino-acid sequence MKILFVCHRLPFPPSRGGKIRPFNIIRHLSRRHEVTVASLARSAEEARAGRGLEQHCARLLVETVSVPAALARMLARLPTPAPSSMGYFHSPSLSRRIRQAVPDTRFDLVFVHCAFVAPYVADLHGMPKILDFGDMDSQKWLTYARVRRFPLSLGYRLEGLKLQAAERRLAAQFDLCTCTTQAELDTLKGYGIAAATGWFPNGVDTEYFQPTTAPYDPDRISFIGRMDYYPNQECMVDFCRTTWPLIRARRPATTLCIVGAAPSREILGLGRLPGVTVTGSVPDVRPFAHASAATVAPLRIARGTQNKILEAMAMGIPTVTSPVAARGVDAEPGRHLVTASTPEEYAAALLRLMAQPAERLALGAAARARVLSHHGWARSMEMLDGLLAGLPSAPDRVETAPASARLKSRRRAST is encoded by the coding sequence ATGAAGATCCTCTTCGTCTGCCACCGGCTGCCATTCCCGCCGAGCCGCGGCGGCAAGATCCGGCCCTTCAACATCATCCGCCACCTGAGCCGCCGGCACGAGGTCACGGTCGCCTCGCTGGCCCGCTCGGCCGAGGAAGCCCGGGCCGGGCGTGGGCTCGAGCAGCACTGCGCGCGCCTCCTCGTGGAGACCGTGTCGGTCCCTGCCGCGCTGGCACGGATGCTGGCCCGCCTTCCGACGCCAGCCCCCTCGTCCATGGGCTACTTCCACTCACCCTCCCTGTCCCGCCGGATCCGCCAGGCCGTGCCGGACACCCGTTTCGACCTCGTCTTCGTGCATTGCGCCTTCGTGGCGCCCTACGTGGCCGATCTCCACGGCATGCCGAAGATCCTGGACTTCGGCGACATGGACTCCCAGAAGTGGCTGACCTACGCGCGGGTGCGCCGCTTCCCGCTGTCTCTGGGGTACCGGCTCGAGGGGCTCAAGCTCCAGGCCGCCGAGCGCCGGCTGGCGGCACAGTTCGACCTCTGCACGTGCACCACGCAGGCGGAGCTCGACACGCTCAAGGGCTACGGGATCGCCGCGGCGACGGGCTGGTTCCCCAACGGCGTGGACACCGAGTACTTCCAGCCGACCACCGCGCCCTATGACCCCGACCGCATCAGCTTCATCGGGCGCATGGACTACTATCCGAACCAGGAGTGCATGGTCGACTTCTGCCGGACGACGTGGCCGCTCATCCGCGCCCGGCGCCCGGCGACGACGCTCTGCATCGTGGGTGCTGCCCCGTCCCGCGAGATCCTCGGCCTGGGCCGCCTCCCCGGAGTCACGGTGACGGGCTCGGTGCCCGACGTACGCCCCTTCGCCCACGCCTCGGCGGCCACGGTGGCGCCGCTCAGGATCGCCCGGGGCACCCAGAACAAGATCCTCGAGGCCATGGCCATGGGGATTCCGACCGTCACCAGCCCGGTGGCCGCCCGCGGCGTCGATGCCGAGCCGGGCCGCCATCTCGTCACGGCCTCCACGCCCGAGGAGTACGCGGCGGCGTTGCTCCGCCTCATGGCGCAGCCAGCCGAGCGCCTGGCGCTCGGCGCCGCGGCGCGCGCCCGCGTCCTCTCGCATCACGGCTGGGCCCGTTCCATGGAGATGCTCGACGGGCTCCTGGCCGGGCTCCCGAGCGCGCCGGACCGCGTGGAGACGGCGCCCGCCAGCGCGCGTCTGAAGTCGCGACGGAGAGCGAGCACATGA
- a CDS encoding UDP-glucose/GDP-mannose dehydrogenase family protein translates to MNISIFGLGYVGAVSLACLARDGHKVIGVDIDGSKLDLIRRGQTPIVEEGMQRLMREVVASGRVHVTDDAAFAVHNSDLSFVCVGTPARRNGSQDLRALERLAAQLGAALRSKPAYHVIVIRSTVVPGTVEEKIAPLIEQHAGKRAGTGFGLCFQPEFLREGSSIRDYDAPPFTVVGAASDRDVAAVREVFGHLPCEFKTCGIRTAEMLKYACNAFHALKITFANEVGRVCQALGVDSHALMDLVCSDTRLNISRAYLRPGFAYGGSCLPKDLAALRHLAGQHDVTIPMLSAVPQSNEAHLDHAIATVLATGKKSIGMIGLSFKSGTDDLRESPLVVMAEHFIGKGLKLRIYDPDVNLSRLTGANQRYIEESIPHLGSLMSDDLAGLVDEAQVLVVGLCTDAVLAALRERRRPDHFLLDLVDLPDRHTLPGAYRGVCW, encoded by the coding sequence ATGAACATCAGCATCTTCGGGCTCGGCTACGTCGGCGCCGTCTCGCTGGCCTGCCTCGCGCGGGACGGCCACAAGGTGATCGGCGTGGACATCGACGGCTCCAAGCTCGACCTGATCCGCCGGGGCCAGACGCCCATCGTGGAGGAGGGCATGCAGCGGCTCATGCGGGAGGTCGTGGCCAGCGGCCGGGTCCACGTCACCGACGATGCCGCCTTCGCCGTGCACAACTCCGATCTCTCCTTCGTCTGCGTGGGCACGCCCGCGCGCCGCAACGGCAGCCAGGATCTCAGGGCGCTCGAGCGGCTCGCGGCGCAGCTCGGCGCGGCCCTGCGCTCGAAGCCGGCATACCACGTGATCGTCATCCGGTCCACGGTCGTCCCCGGCACCGTGGAGGAGAAGATCGCGCCCTTGATCGAGCAGCACGCCGGCAAGCGGGCGGGCACGGGCTTCGGCCTCTGCTTCCAGCCCGAGTTCCTGCGCGAGGGCTCGTCGATCCGCGACTACGACGCGCCCCCCTTCACCGTGGTCGGCGCGGCCTCCGACCGCGACGTCGCGGCGGTGCGCGAGGTATTCGGACACCTGCCCTGCGAGTTCAAGACGTGCGGGATCCGCACCGCGGAGATGCTCAAGTACGCGTGCAACGCCTTCCACGCGCTGAAGATCACCTTCGCCAACGAGGTCGGCCGCGTCTGCCAGGCCCTCGGCGTCGACTCGCACGCGCTCATGGACCTGGTCTGCTCCGACACGCGGCTCAACATTTCCCGCGCCTATCTCCGCCCCGGCTTTGCCTATGGCGGCTCCTGCCTGCCGAAGGATCTCGCGGCGCTGCGCCATCTGGCCGGCCAGCACGACGTCACGATTCCCATGCTCTCTGCCGTGCCCCAGAGCAACGAGGCGCATCTCGACCACGCCATCGCCACGGTGCTCGCCACGGGCAAGAAGTCCATCGGCATGATCGGGCTCTCCTTCAAGAGCGGCACCGACGATCTTCGCGAGAGCCCGCTGGTGGTCATGGCCGAGCACTTCATCGGCAAGGGCCTGAAACTGCGGATCTACGACCCGGACGTCAACCTCTCGCGGCTCACCGGCGCCAACCAGCGCTACATCGAGGAGAGCATCCCGCACCTGGGCTCCCTCATGTCGGACGACCTCGCCGGCCTCGTGGATGAGGCCCAGGTGCTGGTCGTGGGGCTGTGCACGGACGCGGTGCTGGCCGCGCTGCGTGAGCGTCGTCGGCCCGATCACTTCCTCCTCGACCTCGTCGACCTGCCGGACCGCCACACGCTGCCCGGCGCGTACCGCGGCGTCTGCTGGTAG